TCGACGTCGACGTCGGGTGCCGGCCGCACGTTCCACTACGAGGTCCCCACCGCCCGCGAGGCCGGGATGTGGGCGACCGGTGGCCCGATCCTCGGCCCCAACGGCCACGTGTACGCCGCCAGCGGCAACGGCGCCGAGCTCAACGGGCGGTGGGACAAGAGCGACTCGGTCACCGAGCTGAGCCCCACACGGCTGCACCGCCTCTCGGTGTTCGCCCCGGCGACGTGGCGCGACGACAACCAGCAGGACCTCGACCTCGGCTCGTCGTCACCGGCCTCGGTCCCCGGGGTGCACCGGATCGTGATCGCGGGCAAGCGCGGCACCGTCTACCTCCTGCGCCAGCACTTCCACGGGGTCGGGTCGGACGTCGCCGAGCTCGACGGCTGTACGGCGTTCGGCGGGCCGGCCGTGGCCGGCCGCACCGTGCTGATGCCGTGCCTGGGCGAGCACCAGATCCGGGCGCTGCACGTCGGCGCGCACGGCATGCACTGGGTCTGGTCCGCAGGCGGCCTCTACAGCTCGCCCGTGGTCGCCGGCTCGCGGGTCTACGTCGCCGACCGCGACAGCGGCGACCTGGTGGTGCTCCGGCTGCGCAACGGGTCCGTCGTACAACGGATCAACGCCGGCAGCCTCACCCACTTCCCCTCGTCGGTCGTCGACGGCGGCTTCGTCTTCGTCCCGACCCTGACCGGAGTGACCGCGTTCCGGGGCTAGGGCCCGTGACACAATCGGGCGGCGCCGCGCAGGCGCTCCGGCCCCAGTAGCTCAGTGGATAGAGCAGCCGCCTCCTAAGCGAAAGGTCGCAGGTTCGACTCCTGCCTGGGGCACCCCGGTTTCCCGCCCATCGCCCGGACCCTGCGGCAACCGGCCGGCGGGAAGCGCATCGGATATGGTGCGGCCCGTGCGGCCGAACCTCATGATTGCTGGCGCTCAGAAGAGCGGCACGACGTGGCTGCACCGCATGCTGCGGCACCATCCGGACATCTTCATGACCCGGCAGAAGGAGCTCGACTTCTTCAGCAACCCGGACAACTACGGCGATGCCGCCGCCCTCGCGGCGTACGAGCAGCACTTCGCCGACGCCGGTGACGCGCGCTGGCGGGGCGAGTCGACGCCCCACTACTTCTGGCACCGCGGTGACCGGCCGTCGTCTCCGCCGGTCCGCGCCTGGGAGCCGGCGGACTTCGTGGCCGCGGTCCTCGGCGACGAGCTCGAGCGGGTGCTGCTGGTGTTCCGCGACCCCGTGTCGCGCGCGGTCTCGGCGTACCACCACAACAACGCACGCGGCCGTGTCCGGGAGGGTGAGGGGATCTTCGACTGCCCGCCCTCGATGGGCCTGGTCGACCTGGGTCTCTACTCGGTGCACTGGAAGCACTGGGCCGGCGCCCTGGGCGAGGAGCGGCTGACGGTCTACCTCTTCGACGACCTGGCGGCCCAGCCACGGGAGTTCCTGGCGACGGTGATGGGCGATCTCGGGCTGGACGTCACCGAGGAGATCCTGGACGCCGCCCGGCCCAACCGCACGATCCACAAGCGCAAGGCTCCCCACGTGAAGCCCCACCTGCCGGTGGCCGACCTGGACCGGTTGTTCGAGCTCAGCGAGCCGGAGATCGCGTGGGTCGAGAGCCACACCGGCCGGTCGCTGCCGGCCTGGCGTGACCGCGACGCGCTGGTGGCCAAGCTGGCCGATCCGGCCTGACCGAATCGCCCGCGGGGCGGCCGATCCTGCGAGAGCATGGACCTCGTCGGACCCCTCAGGCGGAGGCTCGCGAATCACAGGTTTGTAGTTCAGCCGACCCCCTGACCAAACCGCTGTCACACGGTTAACGTCTGTCACATGCGTATCAGACGACGCACGCAACGGCGTGTCCCCTTGACACGACTTTGCGCGCTCGCCCTGGTCGCTGGTGTGCTCGCGGTGACCGCTCCACTGCTCCATCCGGAGCGGGTCAGCGCTGCGTCCGGAGTCGACGACTACCCCTCCCGTCTGAAGAACGCCGCCCAGGACTCCCTGGTGGACCCGTGGCTGTTCTACAACCGCGAGTGCACCTCCTTCGTGGCCTGGCGCCTGAACTCCGAGAACAACGTGGCCTTCACCGACTACTTCGAGGGTGCGCACTGGGGCAACGCCTCGAACTGGAAGAACGCGGCCAAGTCCCTCGGCATCCCGGTCGACAACAACCCCACCCGTGGGGCCGTCGCGTGGTGGGCCGCCGGCTCGGCGGGGTCGTCACGCGGCCACGTCGCCTGGGTGCAGGTCGTCGGCGACTCCTCGATCACGATCGAGGAGTACAACTACCTGCACGAGGGCTTCTACGACACCCGCACCATCTCCACGAGCAGCTCCCTGTGGCCCTCGGGGTTCATCCACGTCAAGGACACGGTGGTGCGCAACACCGCCTCGCCGACGATCACCGGCACCGCCCAGGTGGGTGCGAAGCTGACGACGTCGAACGGCTCGTGGAGCGCCAAGAACCTGACCTTCCACTACCAGTGGCTGGCCAACGGCTCCCCGATCTCGGGCGCCACCACCAAGTCGTTCAAGCCGACCGCCGCGCAGCTGGCCAAGCACCTGCGGGCCAAGGTGACCGCGACCAAGTCCGGCTCGCACAGCGGGACCGCCAGCACCGACCCCACCCCGTCGGTCGCACCCGGTGTCTTCGTCGCCGGCGCCGCACCCGCGGTCTCCGGGACCCCCCAGGTGGGCGTGCAGCTCAGCGCCACCTCCGGCGCCTGGAGCCCGGCCGGCGCCTACTCCTACAAGTGGTTCGCCGACGGCAAGGTGATCGACGGTGCCACCGCGTCCACCTTCGTCCCGACCGCCGCGCAGCTCGGCGACGCCATCAACGTGAAGGTGATCGCCACCGCGCCCGGCTACACCACGATGAAGGTCGCCTCGGCGCCCACCGCAGCCGTCGCCCCCGGC
This genomic window from Nocardioides cynanchi contains:
- a CDS encoding PQQ-binding-like beta-propeller repeat protein, encoding MRRLISVLAPLALILVAACSSAPAAPAGLVHHTGSNRAATTFSDWPMWHHDARHTGHVAHPAASPLHRAWSADLGNAVYGEPLVVGTTLIAATEGNDVVGLNAATGHRRWSTSLGTPQPRSGLPCGDIDPLGITGTPAYDRATGSVFVVAETDGGHHTLWALDAATGQKRWHRNLDVLPERNRSAEQQRSALLVENGRVVVTFGGLAGDCDNYVGYVTSTSTSGAGRTFHYEVPTAREAGMWATGGPILGPNGHVYAASGNGAELNGRWDKSDSVTELSPTRLHRLSVFAPATWRDDNQQDLDLGSSSPASVPGVHRIVIAGKRGTVYLLRQHFHGVGSDVAELDGCTAFGGPAVAGRTVLMPCLGEHQIRALHVGAHGMHWVWSAGGLYSSPVVAGSRVYVADRDSGDLVVLRLRNGSVVQRINAGSLTHFPSSVVDGGFVFVPTLTGVTAFRG
- a CDS encoding sulfotransferase family protein, producing MRPNLMIAGAQKSGTTWLHRMLRHHPDIFMTRQKELDFFSNPDNYGDAAALAAYEQHFADAGDARWRGESTPHYFWHRGDRPSSPPVRAWEPADFVAAVLGDELERVLLVFRDPVSRAVSAYHHNNARGRVREGEGIFDCPPSMGLVDLGLYSVHWKHWAGALGEERLTVYLFDDLAAQPREFLATVMGDLGLDVTEEILDAARPNRTIHKRKAPHVKPHLPVADLDRLFELSEPEIAWVESHTGRSLPAWRDRDALVAKLADPA